A genomic segment from Arcobacter acticola encodes:
- the ypmT gene encoding protein YpmT: MCLIISIIFTALAYTFFQDGNMQGFYINISIALFFILLMARNILKTKSIKDNERKN; this comes from the coding sequence ATGTGTCTTATTATCTCCATAATTTTTACAGCCTTAGCATATACCTTTTTTCAAGATGGTAATATGCAAGGCTTTTATATAAATATTTCTATTGCCCTATTTTTTATTTTGTTAATGGCTAGAAATATTCTTAAAACAAAAAGTATTAAAGATAATGAAAGAAAAAATTAA
- the hisH gene encoding imidazole glycerol phosphate synthase subunit HisH: MIGIIDYNMGNLASVYNACKLIDADATIVKNPEDLKKFNRVILPGVGAYKDAMEHLIQTGMNEAVYEFAKTGKPMIGICLGMQLLFESSQEFGHSDGLGLIDGHVIKFDKSKMHEDFKIPHMGWNTIKNKENPLFEGLKDPYLYFVHSYHAVTSEKNIIGTTTYGYDFVSAVNKDNIYGLQPHPEKSHDNGLRILKNFINLK, translated from the coding sequence GTGATTGGAATTATTGATTACAATATGGGAAACTTGGCAAGTGTTTACAATGCTTGTAAATTAATAGACGCAGATGCAACAATTGTTAAAAATCCTGAAGATTTAAAAAAATTCAATAGAGTAATATTACCAGGTGTTGGTGCATATAAAGATGCAATGGAGCACCTAATTCAAACAGGTATGAATGAAGCTGTTTATGAGTTTGCAAAAACAGGTAAACCAATGATTGGTATTTGTCTTGGAATGCAACTATTATTCGAAAGTTCTCAAGAGTTTGGTCATTCAGATGGCTTAGGATTAATTGATGGACATGTTATTAAATTTGATAAATCAAAAATGCATGAAGACTTTAAAATTCCACACATGGGATGGAATACAATAAAAAATAAAGAGAATCCTTTATTTGAGGGATTAAAAGATCCTTATTTATATTTTGTGCATTCTTATCACGCAGTTACAAGTGAAAAAAATATCATAGGAACGACTACTTATGGATATGATTTTGTAAGCGCTGTAAACAAAGATAATATTTATGGGCTTCAACCACATCCTGAGAAATCTCATGATAATGGCCTTAGAATTTTAAAGAATTTTATAAATTTAAAATAA
- the hisA gene encoding 1-(5-phosphoribosyl)-5-[(5-phosphoribosylamino)methylideneamino]imidazole-4-carboxamide isomerase, whose product MDILPAIDLKDGKAVRLSKGLMDSAKIYSDEPWMVAKRFEELGSKWVHIVDLNGAFEGKPANLEQIKKIRENCNLKIELGGGIRDEETIKMYVELGVDRLILGSIAVKNPQFVKDMAAKYPIAVGIDAMNGMVAVEGWAEVSTMKATDLAQEFANAGVQAIICTDISKDGMLCGVNVEFTESIALASGIDTIASGGVKDINDIINCKANGNIAGVIVGKAFYEGTLDLEEGFKAL is encoded by the coding sequence ATGGATATATTACCAGCTATTGATTTAAAAGATGGGAAAGCAGTAAGACTTAGTAAAGGACTTATGGATAGTGCAAAAATCTATTCAGATGAACCTTGGATGGTTGCTAAGAGATTTGAAGAGTTAGGTTCTAAATGGGTACATATTGTTGATTTAAATGGAGCATTTGAAGGTAAACCTGCGAACTTAGAACAAATCAAGAAAATCAGAGAAAACTGTAATTTAAAAATAGAATTAGGTGGTGGAATTAGAGATGAAGAAACTATCAAAATGTATGTTGAATTAGGTGTTGACAGATTAATTCTTGGTTCAATTGCTGTGAAAAACCCACAATTCGTAAAAGATATGGCTGCAAAGTATCCAATCGCTGTTGGAATTGATGCTATGAATGGAATGGTTGCTGTTGAAGGTTGGGCTGAAGTTTCAACTATGAAAGCAACTGATTTAGCACAAGAGTTTGCAAATGCAGGAGTTCAAGCTATTATTTGTACAGATATCTCAAAAGACGGAATGCTTTGCGGAGTAAATGTTGAATTCACAGAATCAATAGCACTAGCTTCAGGAATTGATACAATTGCATCTGGTGGCGTAAAAGATATAAATGACATCATTAACTGTAAAGCAAATGGAAACATTGCAGGTGTTATCGTAGGAAAAGCATTTTATGAAGGCACACTTGACTTAGAAGAAGGCTTTAAGGCTCTTTAA
- a CDS encoding MFS transporter: MKEKIKQKTESAYAKIMNEEDARVCKAIDENACKVVPGNFFLTIISYFFNKLADSVANTKVIIPWIMESLSVPLFLISFLVPIRESGSLLPQLLIAAYVRKMPIRKYVWSIGAFLQAFSMIGIGIVAWNMQGLNAGIAIITLIILFSLARGLSSVAEKDVLGKTIPKTRRGTLSGYSGSLAGLLIIGLGIYFLLVGEKPFSPQNFGVILFTAGIFWIIAGLVYSRIKEFEGETDGGGNAISVALKKISLLKTDKDFRNFVISRALFLCSVLSAPFFVILAQQQSNSSNYLLGLFILAGGCADFFSSIIWGKLSDKSSKKAMIRGATITSILGFLVYFLDTFYENIFSTIWIMPLIYFALTIGYQGIRIGRKTYLIDLAGGNKRTDYVAVSNSIIGFVLLFTGFIGVLSSIIGLNGIILLLAIIGCIGVYMASKLPNVTSL, from the coding sequence ATGAAAGAAAAAATTAAACAAAAAACAGAATCTGCTTATGCAAAGATAATGAATGAAGAAGATGCAAGGGTTTGTAAAGCAATAGATGAAAATGCCTGCAAAGTAGTTCCTGGGAACTTTTTTTTAACAATTATCAGCTATTTTTTTAATAAACTTGCAGACTCTGTTGCTAATACAAAAGTAATTATACCTTGGATTATGGAGTCACTTTCAGTTCCTTTATTTTTAATAAGTTTTTTAGTTCCCATTAGAGAATCAGGCTCTTTATTACCTCAACTTTTAATTGCTGCTTATGTTAGAAAAATGCCAATAAGAAAATATGTATGGAGTATTGGTGCTTTTTTACAAGCTTTTTCAATGATAGGTATTGGAATAGTTGCTTGGAATATGCAAGGATTAAATGCAGGAATTGCAATCATTACTTTAATTATACTTTTTTCTTTAGCAAGAGGGCTTAGTTCTGTTGCTGAAAAGGATGTTCTTGGTAAAACAATTCCAAAGACTAGACGTGGAACATTAAGCGGTTATTCTGGAAGCTTAGCAGGTCTTTTAATTATTGGACTTGGAATTTATTTTCTATTAGTTGGAGAAAAACCTTTTTCACCTCAGAATTTTGGAGTAATACTTTTTACAGCAGGTATTTTCTGGATAATTGCAGGATTAGTTTATTCAAGAATTAAAGAGTTTGAAGGAGAAACAGATGGTGGAGGAAATGCTATTAGTGTTGCTCTTAAGAAAATCTCTCTTTTAAAAACCGATAAAGACTTCAGAAACTTTGTAATATCAAGAGCACTTTTTTTATGTTCAGTTTTATCTGCTCCATTTTTTGTAATTCTTGCTCAACAACAATCAAATTCAAGTAACTACTTACTTGGTCTTTTTATACTAGCAGGTGGATGTGCAGATTTCTTTTCATCAATTATTTGGGGAAAATTATCAGATAAATCAAGTAAAAAAGCTATGATAAGAGGAGCTACTATTACATCTATTTTAGGATTTCTAGTATATTTTTTAGATACATTTTATGAAAATATTTTTTCTACTATTTGGATAATGCCTCTAATCTATTTTGCTTTAACAATTGGTTATCAAGGTATTAGAATAGGAAGAAAGACTTATTTAATAGATTTAGCTGGTGGAAACAAAAGAACAGATTATGTAGCTGTTTCAAATAGCATTATTGGCTTTGTTTTACTATTTACAGGTTTTATTGGAGTTTTAAGTTCAATAATAGGACTTAATGGGATAATTTTATTACTTGCAATTATAGGATGTATTGGAGTTTATATGGCTTCAAAACTTCCTAATGTGACTTCACTATAA
- a CDS encoding TIGR01777 family oxidoreductase codes for MRTIAITGASGFVGTRLNKYFSNLGYKIIPIAREVLNNQEKLDEIINSSDVIINLAGANIINRWTPAYKELLYTSRIDTTKKIVDALNKIEDKNKLLISTSAVGIYDNRETYDEKGNYANDFLSNLCQDWEKEALKAKSKNVKVSIFRFGIVLGKDGGAFSKMITPFRFGLGGIIGSGNQAFSYIHIEDLLNAYKYVIENNLQDTFNLTAPKPTTNLFFTRALGKALRRPTIFPVPEFVLKLIFSEGAKVLTDGQDAIPKRLQDLGFKFKYNNIEETLKSLV; via the coding sequence ATGAGAACTATTGCAATAACAGGAGCTAGTGGTTTTGTAGGGACAAGATTAAATAAATACTTCTCTAACTTGGGATATAAAATAATTCCAATTGCAAGAGAAGTTTTAAATAATCAAGAAAAATTAGATGAAATTATTAATTCAAGTGATGTTATTATAAATCTAGCTGGTGCAAACATAATAAATAGATGGACACCTGCTTATAAAGAATTATTGTATACAAGTAGAATCGATACTACTAAAAAAATAGTAGATGCTTTAAATAAAATAGAAGACAAAAATAAACTTTTAATCTCAACTTCGGCTGTTGGAATTTATGATAACAGAGAAACCTACGATGAAAAAGGAAATTACGCAAATGATTTCTTATCAAACCTTTGTCAAGATTGGGAAAAAGAGGCATTAAAAGCAAAATCTAAAAATGTAAAAGTTTCAATTTTTAGATTTGGAATAGTTTTAGGGAAAGATGGTGGAGCATTTTCAAAGATGATTACACCATTTAGATTTGGACTTGGGGGAATAATTGGTAGTGGAAATCAAGCATTTTCATATATTCATATTGAAGACTTACTAAATGCTTATAAATATGTTATTGAGAATAATCTTCAAGATACATTTAATTTAACCGCACCAAAACCAACTACAAATTTATTTTTTACAAGAGCTTTAGGAAAAGCATTAAGAAGACCAACTATCTTTCCTGTTCCAGAATTTGTACTTAAACTTATATTTAGTGAAGGTGCAAAAGTTTTAACAGATGGACAAGATGCAATACCTAAAAGACTTCAAGATTTAGGTTTTAAATTTAAATATAACAATATAGAAGAGACTCTAAAAAGTCTAGTTTGA
- a CDS encoding ComF family protein has protein sequence MILFYMLCITCKNLSFQIICKDCQNNLLIPSFHKREIEDGFFNYSFYSLSELEDLISSKYYFHGDKVFNILAKLSFAKFAQKFTFTNQVIAVPIDDHVRHDFSHTAILAKHLESKFITPRYNTLKASNIVKYAGKDLEFRQKNPRRFKCTNISNQMTILCDDLITTGATIKEAKKALEKKNNQILFSLTLADAKL, from the coding sequence ATGATATTATTTTATATGTTATGTATAACCTGCAAAAACCTATCATTCCAAATAATCTGCAAAGATTGTCAAAATAATCTATTAATCCCCTCTTTTCACAAAAGAGAAATAGAAGATGGATTTTTCAACTACTCTTTTTATTCCCTATCAGAACTCGAAGATTTAATCTCTTCAAAATACTATTTTCATGGAGATAAAGTTTTTAATATTCTAGCAAAACTATCTTTTGCAAAATTTGCACAAAAATTTACTTTTACAAATCAAGTAATAGCTGTTCCAATTGATGATCATGTAAGACATGATTTTTCCCATACTGCTATTTTAGCAAAGCATTTAGAATCAAAATTTATAACACCTAGATATAACACTTTAAAAGCTAGTAATATTGTAAAATATGCGGGAAAAGACCTAGAATTTAGACAAAAAAATCCTCGACGCTTTAAATGTACAAATATTTCTAATCAAATGACAATTCTATGTGATGATTTAATCACAACAGGTGCTACAATTAAAGAAGCCAAAAAGGCTCTTGAGAAAAAAAACAATCAGATTTTGTTTTCTTTAACCCTAGCTGATGCAAAACTTTAG
- a CDS encoding MutS-related protein, whose translation MREEVAELLANKKDLLTITYFKLQKLFEKKYGKNTVVLMEIGTFFEVYEVNNDEDKIGKAKEIAELLNIQLTRKNKSILENSKENPIMAGVPAISLEKHLARIISEQKYTVVLIKQKGIPPNVTRYLDTVVSPGTNFDFVLDQDENNITSLLIDQIRGIYLVGYSAIDVTTGKCYYNEVHGTSEDKFFALDEVFNYMNMHKTNEIIVSFADKNINQKEVLDYLELSLKTFHIGHFRPKISYQNELFKNVFNIESLLTSIEHLDMERVPLSTESLAVLIDFVIGHDSNIIQKLSHPQKLDVSRYIYLGNNALEQLNVIETTHNPSLIKLINNTSTAMGKRLLKERLSHPVKDSKEILRRLALSKELYDYHAPIENELANIYDIERLTRRIKLNRLHPFELNYLYDSLLSIKEVVTFMENYKFITPPCSSADLSLFIQSIDSTFDLSVSGKYMLKDVEVNMISEGINTQIDELNTQNDILYSKLELLRNHILSYVKSDDVNYVGINRLDKEGFFLTLTKNRFNLIKQEIMTSHLIVDDELYLFKDFTIKIQTNSVKIFCKLTEDISDKYVHNLRKIIELNKLVFKEKIAEFEKKFAILLEELVQFIAEVDLTVSNIKTAKKYNYSCPKIVKTKENENFIELIDLRHPIIEANEEQGIYVPNDIILGELSLASKEYKDNVIIKNSNPINMNNNKMHGVLLYGINSSGKSSLMKAIGIAVIMAQAGFYVPCKSMRFSIFDAVYTRISGADNIAKGLSSFAVEMLELKNIFNRASKNSLILGDEISHSTETMSGLSIVASSILKLSKLEAIFVFATHLHQLPEIEEIQKLKNIIALHLSVMYKDEEDKLIFDRKLAFGSGSSMYGLEYAKSLHMDKEFLSVANEIRKKLTDDYSSIERLTQRKTSKYNNSVFASSCVICGRACDDVHHIKEQARANKDGFIGHINANHKYNLVPLCKEHHKMVHDGSINVNGFISTSKGLELHYTMVEK comes from the coding sequence GTGAGAGAAGAAGTAGCAGAACTTTTAGCTAATAAGAAAGATTTATTAACAATTACATATTTTAAACTTCAAAAATTGTTTGAAAAAAAGTATGGCAAAAATACAGTAGTTCTTATGGAAATAGGAACTTTTTTTGAAGTTTATGAAGTAAATAATGATGAAGATAAAATCGGAAAAGCAAAAGAAATAGCAGAACTTTTAAATATTCAATTAACAAGAAAAAATAAATCAATTTTAGAAAATTCAAAAGAAAATCCTATTATGGCAGGTGTTCCTGCTATTTCACTTGAAAAACATCTTGCACGAATAATCTCAGAGCAAAAATATACAGTTGTTTTAATCAAACAAAAGGGAATTCCCCCAAATGTTACAAGATATTTAGACACAGTTGTAAGTCCTGGGACTAACTTTGATTTTGTACTTGACCAAGATGAAAATAATATAACTTCACTTTTAATTGATCAAATAAGAGGAATTTATTTAGTTGGTTATAGTGCTATTGATGTTACAACGGGAAAATGTTATTACAATGAAGTTCATGGAACCAGTGAAGATAAGTTTTTTGCACTTGATGAAGTATTTAATTATATGAATATGCACAAAACCAATGAAATAATTGTTAGTTTTGCAGATAAAAATATAAATCAAAAAGAGGTTCTTGATTATTTAGAACTCTCTTTAAAAACTTTTCATATAGGACATTTTAGACCAAAAATATCTTATCAAAATGAATTATTTAAAAATGTATTTAATATAGAATCTCTTTTAACTTCAATTGAACATCTTGATATGGAAAGGGTTCCTCTTAGTACTGAATCACTTGCAGTATTAATTGATTTTGTAATTGGTCATGATTCAAATATTATTCAAAAATTATCACATCCTCAAAAACTTGATGTTAGTAGATACATTTATCTTGGGAACAATGCATTAGAGCAATTAAATGTAATAGAAACAACCCATAATCCAAGTTTAATTAAACTAATAAACAACACTTCAACAGCAATGGGAAAAAGACTTTTAAAAGAGAGACTTTCTCATCCTGTAAAAGATAGTAAAGAGATTTTAAGACGACTTGCTCTTTCAAAAGAGTTATATGATTATCACGCTCCAATAGAAAATGAGTTGGCAAATATATATGATATTGAAAGATTAACAAGAAGAATAAAGCTAAATAGACTTCATCCTTTTGAGCTAAATTATTTATACGATTCATTACTTAGTATTAAAGAAGTTGTAACTTTTATGGAAAACTATAAGTTTATAACACCACCTTGTTCTAGTGCTGATTTAAGCTTATTTATACAATCTATTGATTCTACTTTTGATTTAAGTGTAAGTGGTAAATATATGCTAAAAGATGTTGAAGTAAATATGATAAGTGAAGGAATAAATACTCAAATTGATGAGTTAAATACTCAAAATGATATTTTATACTCAAAACTTGAACTTTTACGAAATCATATTTTATCTTATGTTAAATCTGATGATGTAAATTATGTTGGAATAAATAGACTTGATAAAGAAGGTTTTTTTCTAACTTTAACAAAAAATAGATTCAATCTTATTAAACAAGAGATCATGACCTCACATTTGATTGTAGATGATGAGTTATATTTATTTAAAGATTTTACAATTAAAATTCAAACAAACTCTGTTAAGATTTTTTGTAAATTAACAGAAGATATCTCAGATAAATATGTTCACAACTTGCGAAAAATAATAGAATTAAATAAACTAGTATTCAAAGAAAAAATTGCTGAATTTGAAAAGAAATTTGCTATTTTACTTGAAGAATTAGTTCAATTTATTGCAGAAGTGGATTTAACAGTTTCAAATATAAAAACAGCTAAAAAATACAATTATTCATGCCCAAAAATTGTAAAAACAAAAGAGAATGAAAACTTTATTGAATTAATAGATTTGAGACATCCTATTATTGAAGCAAATGAAGAGCAGGGTATTTATGTACCAAATGATATTATTTTGGGTGAATTATCATTGGCTTCTAAAGAATATAAAGATAATGTGATTATAAAAAATTCAAACCCTATAAATATGAATAATAACAAAATGCATGGTGTTTTGCTTTATGGTATTAACTCTTCAGGAAAATCATCACTTATGAAAGCTATTGGAATTGCAGTTATTATGGCACAAGCAGGATTTTATGTACCTTGCAAATCTATGAGATTTTCTATTTTTGATGCAGTTTATACTAGAATTTCAGGAGCTGATAATATAGCAAAAGGATTATCATCTTTTGCTGTTGAGATGTTAGAACTTAAAAATATATTTAATAGAGCTAGTAAAAATTCACTTATTTTAGGGGATGAAATCTCACATAGTACTGAAACTATGAGTGGTTTAAGTATAGTTGCAAGTTCTATTTTAAAGCTTTCAAAACTTGAAGCAATTTTTGTTTTTGCAACTCATCTTCATCAACTTCCAGAGATTGAAGAGATACAAAAACTAAAAAATATTATAGCACTTCATTTATCTGTTATGTACAAAGATGAAGAAGACAAACTTATTTTTGATAGAAAACTTGCCTTTGGAAGCGGCTCTTCTATGTATGGACTTGAATATGCAAAATCACTTCATATGGATAAAGAGTTTTTATCTGTTGCAAATGAAATTAGGAAAAAATTAACAGATGATTACTCTTCAATTGAAAGATTAACTCAAAGAAAAACTTCAAAATATAATAACAGCGTATTTGCTTCATCTTGTGTGATTTGTGGTAGAGCATGTGATGATGTTCATCATATAAAAGAACAGGCACGTGCTAATAAAGATGGCTTTATAGGTCATATAAATGCGAATCATAAATACAATTTAGTGCCACTTTGTAAAGAACATCATAAAATGGTTCATGATGGAAGCATAAATGTAAACGGGTTTATTTCAACTTCAAAAGGTTTGGAGTTACATTATACTATGGTTGAGAAGTAA